One window of Microbacterium sp. 1S1 genomic DNA carries:
- a CDS encoding SPOR domain-containing protein: protein MTDGDHKYWYNSATGEVEFGMLSPSIDRIGPFDTEAEARRAPEVLKERSRAWAEEEAAEQGWDAKPSSGFGAEKGQGAE from the coding sequence ATGACCGACGGCGATCACAAGTACTGGTACAACTCCGCCACGGGCGAGGTCGAGTTCGGCATGCTGTCGCCCTCCATCGACCGCATCGGTCCGTTCGACACCGAGGCCGAGGCGCGTCGCGCTCCTGAGGTGCTCAAGGAGCGGTCGCGGGCCTGGGCCGAGGAAGAGGCGGCGGAGCAGGGCTGGGACGCGAAGCCCTCGAGCGGCTTCGGTGCGGAGAAGGGCCAGGGCGCAGAGTAG
- the ppgK gene encoding polyphosphate--glucose phosphotransferase: MAKAIGVDIGGTGIKAGIVDLEHGTMASDRVRVPTPAGASPEDVLVAVQTVLKTLDVHESTLPLGVAFPAIVKRGKTLSAANVSKEWIDFDAERFFRDGLGRNIVFVNDADAAGVAEARHGAARDVLGFTLLTTLGTGIGSAFIYDGVLLPNTELGHLNFREYESVETWAATSAREREGLSWAEWAERLQAFYSHIEFLFSPDLFVVGGGVSKNAGDFLPLLDLKTPIVPAIHRNNSGIIGAASLAGD, encoded by the coding sequence ATGGCAAAAGCGATCGGCGTCGACATCGGCGGCACGGGCATCAAAGCGGGAATCGTCGACCTCGAACACGGCACCATGGCCTCGGATCGGGTGCGCGTGCCCACACCGGCCGGCGCCTCGCCGGAGGACGTCCTCGTCGCAGTCCAGACGGTTCTGAAGACGCTCGACGTCCACGAGTCGACCCTGCCGCTCGGGGTCGCGTTCCCCGCGATCGTCAAGCGCGGGAAGACCCTCTCGGCCGCGAACGTCTCGAAGGAGTGGATCGACTTCGACGCGGAGCGATTCTTCCGCGACGGCCTCGGCCGCAACATCGTCTTCGTGAACGACGCGGACGCCGCCGGTGTCGCGGAGGCCCGCCACGGCGCGGCCCGTGACGTACTGGGGTTCACCCTTCTCACCACCCTCGGCACCGGCATCGGATCTGCCTTCATCTACGACGGCGTGCTGCTGCCGAACACCGAGCTCGGTCACCTGAACTTCCGCGAGTACGAGTCGGTCGAGACCTGGGCAGCGACCTCCGCCCGAGAGCGTGAGGGTCTGAGCTGGGCCGAGTGGGCGGAGCGACTGCAGGCGTTCTACTCGCACATCGAGTTCCTCTTCAGCCCTGACCTGTTCGTGGTCGGGGGCGGCGTGTCGAAGAACGCGGGCGACTTCCTGCCCCTGCTCGACCTGAAGACGCCGATCGTCCCCGCGATCCACCGCAACAACTCGGGCATCATCGGCGCAGCGTCGCTCGCCGGGGACTGA